From a single Peromyscus maniculatus bairdii isolate BWxNUB_F1_BW_parent chromosome 4, HU_Pman_BW_mat_3.1, whole genome shotgun sequence genomic region:
- the Spint3 gene encoding kunitz-type protease inhibitor 3 — MQLQASFSFFLILTFCQELCSEPRRVSRKPLPPLCSLPVDKGQCQTMVLRWYYNTKSGRCERFGYGGCGGNENNFLNRNICRLTCRRS, encoded by the exons ATGCAGCTCCAGGCCTCCTTCTCATTTTTCCTGATCCTCACGTTCTGCCAAGAGCTTTGCTCAGAACCAAGAAGAG TGTCCAGGAAGCCCTTACCACCTCTGTGCAGCCTTCCTGTGGATAAAGGCCAGTGTCAGACCATGGTACTGCGGTGGTACTATAACACCAAATCTGGCAGGTGCGAGCGCTTTGGCTACGGAGGCTGTGGAGGCAATGagaacaactttctgaacagaaacatatGCCGGTTAACCTGCAGACGCTCCTGA